A single Brachybacterium sillae DNA region contains:
- a CDS encoding 3-oxoacyl-ACP synthase III, translating into MNGNTTIQHRNTALLAVEATEAQVPVTSDEIDEMLAPARRRLRLPKGVLQRVAGVYERRWWRDPENGWRQGIVLAAERALAHAGITRDQVGLIINASVSRQNLEPAVATSVHHALGLPISAMDFDITNACLGFVNAMTMAAGMIDTGQIEYALVVGAEDVERVQRGTIERLNSKGATRADFNNQFASLTLGSGAAAAVLGPADRHPEGHRLVRTHARAGTEHHELCIGNMHDMRTDSEGLLENGISLIMDTWRAANEGGADLRSVDHCIPHQVSMVYTRNFAKISGVGMEKIPVTFPDWGNVAAEAVPMTLAKHQPNIQRGDRVLLLGVGSGLNTAFMEVTW; encoded by the coding sequence GTGAACGGCAACACCACCATCCAGCATCGCAACACGGCGCTGCTCGCCGTCGAGGCCACCGAGGCGCAGGTTCCCGTGACCTCCGACGAGATCGACGAGATGCTCGCCCCCGCGCGGCGTCGGCTGCGTCTGCCCAAGGGCGTGCTGCAGCGCGTGGCGGGGGTGTACGAGCGGCGCTGGTGGCGTGACCCGGAGAACGGTTGGCGCCAGGGCATCGTCCTGGCCGCCGAGCGGGCCCTCGCCCACGCCGGGATCACCCGCGACCAGGTGGGCCTGATCATCAACGCCTCGGTGTCGCGGCAGAACCTCGAACCGGCCGTCGCCACCAGCGTCCACCATGCGCTCGGGCTGCCGATCTCCGCGATGGACTTCGACATCACCAACGCCTGCCTCGGCTTCGTCAACGCCATGACGATGGCCGCCGGCATGATCGACACCGGGCAGATCGAGTACGCCCTGGTCGTCGGTGCCGAGGACGTCGAGCGCGTGCAGCGCGGCACTATCGAGCGTCTCAACTCCAAGGGCGCCACCCGGGCCGATTTCAACAACCAGTTCGCCTCCCTCACCCTCGGCTCCGGTGCCGCCGCGGCGGTGCTCGGCCCCGCCGACCGCCACCCCGAGGGCCACCGCCTGGTGCGCACCCATGCCCGTGCCGGCACAGAGCACCACGAGCTGTGCATCGGCAACATGCACGACATGCGCACCGACTCCGAGGGGCTGCTGGAGAACGGCATCTCCCTGATCATGGACACCTGGCGGGCCGCGAACGAGGGCGGCGCCGATCTGCGCTCCGTCGACCACTGCATCCCCCACCAGGTCTCCATGGTGTACACCCGCAACTTCGCGAAGATCAGCGGTGTGGGCATGGAGAAGATCCCGGTGACCTTCCCCGACTGGGGGAACGTCGCCGCGGAGGCCGTGCCCATGACCCTCGCCAAGCATCAGCCGAACATCCAGCGCGGCGACCGGGTGCTGCTGCTGGGTGTCGGTTCCGGACTCAACACCGCCTTCATGGAGGTCACGTGGTGA
- a CDS encoding proline dehydrogenase family protein: MTQAQPALATTVTPEQVTEQVRTWVQAASHRPTPAAATMLAELLKDPKGLEFTVAFVDRVIRTEDPRAAAAELRRLAADPPSFLPAPLRRIVGLGGTASHVAPDVVVRTAAAVMRGMVGHLVLDSRDPMLARSIARLRAQGTELNINLLGEAVLGAREANRRLEGVRTLVQREDVDYVSIKVSSIVDHLSLWGAQETVDHIVETLLPLYLDAARTSPTTFINMDMEEYRDLELTLEVFEKLLDRPELMSLPAGIVLQAYLPDSSAAMARLLRFAQDRVARGGAPIKVRVVKGANLAMERVDASLKGLPLATFGSKEESDAQYKRVLLDAIDPEKLKAVHLGIAGHNLFDAAFAYLLMTERGIAPTPDSGIEFEMLAGMAPGQQAVVRETVGSMRLYVPVVSPASSTSPCRTWCGAWRRTPPRRTSCRRCSNSTPARSCSAARRVVSAARWSGR; this comes from the coding sequence TTGACGCAGGCACAGCCGGCCCTGGCCACCACCGTCACCCCGGAACAGGTCACGGAGCAGGTGCGCACCTGGGTGCAGGCCGCATCCCACCGCCCCACGCCCGCCGCGGCGACGATGCTGGCGGAGCTGCTGAAGGACCCGAAGGGCCTGGAGTTCACCGTGGCGTTCGTGGATCGCGTGATCCGCACGGAGGACCCCCGCGCCGCCGCCGCGGAGCTGCGCCGCCTCGCCGCCGATCCGCCGTCGTTCCTGCCCGCGCCCCTGCGCCGCATCGTCGGTCTCGGCGGTACCGCCTCCCACGTCGCCCCCGACGTGGTGGTCCGCACCGCCGCCGCGGTCATGCGCGGCATGGTCGGCCACCTGGTGCTGGACTCCCGAGACCCCATGCTGGCCCGCTCGATCGCCCGTCTGCGCGCCCAGGGCACCGAGCTGAACATCAACCTGCTCGGCGAGGCCGTCCTCGGCGCCCGCGAGGCGAACCGTCGCCTGGAGGGTGTGCGCACCCTGGTGCAGCGCGAGGACGTCGACTACGTCTCCATCAAGGTCTCCTCGATCGTTGACCACCTGTCGCTGTGGGGGGCGCAGGAGACCGTCGACCACATCGTCGAGACGCTGCTGCCGCTGTACCTCGACGCGGCCCGCACCTCCCCCACCACGTTCATCAACATGGACATGGAGGAGTACCGCGATCTGGAGCTGACTCTCGAGGTGTTCGAGAAGCTGCTGGATCGTCCGGAGCTGATGTCCCTGCCCGCCGGCATCGTGCTGCAGGCGTACCTGCCGGACTCCTCCGCCGCGATGGCGCGTCTGCTGCGTTTCGCGCAGGACCGCGTGGCCCGCGGCGGCGCCCCGATCAAGGTGCGCGTGGTGAAGGGCGCCAACCTCGCCATGGAGCGTGTCGATGCGTCCCTGAAGGGTCTGCCGCTGGCGACCTTCGGCTCCAAGGAGGAGTCCGACGCCCAGTACAAGCGGGTGCTGCTGGACGCCATCGACCCGGAGAAGCTGAAGGCCGTGCACCTGGGCATCGCCGGGCACAACCTGTTCGACGCCGCCTTCGCCTACCTGCTCATGACGGAGCGGGGCATCGCGCCGACCCCGGACAGCGGCATCGAGTTCGAGATGCTCGCCGGGATGGCTCCCGGCCAGCAGGCCGTGGTCCGCGAGACCGTCGGCTCCATGCGCCTGTATGTGCCGGTGGTCTCCCCCGCGAGTTCGACGTCGCCGTGTCGTACCTGGTGCGGCGCCTGGAGGAGAACGCCTCCCCGGAGAACTTCATGTCGGCGGTGTTCGAACTCGACTCCAGCGAGGAGCTGTTCCGCCGCGAGGAGGGTCGTTTCCGCCGCGCGCTGGAGCGGGCGCTGA
- a CDS encoding sugar phosphate isomerase/epimerase family protein, producing the protein MSSPSGDGARPSGQRKPLTRPSSAHRSGREALSRRLAAGDPRSDQEPTRRIPVGLSSSSVFPLGLEHCFRISAELGYDGVEVMVSVPKDTRDAATLREYSQRYEQPILSLHAPTLFFLQSVWGLSPWPKITRTVELAQELGVPTVVAHPPFRWQGSYAREFVDGVARLERESGVAIAVENMYPWRLGVREAMIYLPDHDPTDEDYAHVTVDLSHAATAGDDALAMIDRLGDRLTHLHLADGSGTTTKDEHLPPGEGNQPCAEVLRRLANRGWGGSVLLEVSTSGSEEKRRETLRQCLLFARHHLGHHLEIPEAR; encoded by the coding sequence GTGAGTTCTCCGTCGGGTGACGGCGCCCGCCCGAGCGGGCAGCGCAAGCCCCTGACCCGACCCAGCAGCGCTCACCGCAGCGGGCGGGAGGCCCTCAGCCGGCGCCTGGCCGCGGGCGATCCCCGCAGCGATCAGGAACCGACGCGTCGCATCCCCGTCGGCCTCAGCTCCTCCTCCGTCTTCCCCCTCGGGCTCGAGCACTGCTTCCGGATCAGCGCGGAGCTCGGGTACGACGGTGTCGAGGTGATGGTGTCGGTGCCGAAGGACACCCGCGACGCCGCCACCCTGCGGGAGTATTCCCAGCGCTACGAGCAGCCGATCCTGTCTCTGCACGCCCCCACGCTGTTCTTCCTGCAGAGCGTGTGGGGCCTGTCGCCGTGGCCGAAGATCACCCGCACCGTGGAGCTGGCTCAGGAGCTCGGCGTCCCGACGGTCGTGGCGCATCCGCCGTTCCGCTGGCAGGGCAGCTACGCCCGTGAGTTCGTCGACGGCGTCGCGCGGCTTGAACGGGAGAGCGGTGTGGCGATCGCCGTGGAGAACATGTACCCATGGCGGCTGGGGGTGCGCGAGGCGATGATCTACCTGCCCGATCATGACCCCACCGACGAGGACTACGCCCACGTGACCGTGGACCTCTCCCATGCGGCCACCGCCGGGGATGACGCCCTCGCGATGATCGACCGCCTGGGGGACCGGCTCACCCACCTGCATCTGGCCGACGGCAGCGGTACCACCACCAAGGACGAACACCTGCCGCCGGGGGAGGGGAACCAGCCCTGCGCGGAGGTGCTGCGTCGGCTCGCGAACCGCGGCTGGGGCGGCTCCGTGCTGCTGGAGGTGAGCACCAGCGGCTCCGAGGAGAAGCGGCGGGAGACCCTGCGCCAGTGCCTGCTCTTCGCCCGCCACCACCTCGGGCACCACCTGGAGATCCCCGAGGCCCGGTGA
- a CDS encoding thymidine kinase, translated as MAKLHFKYGAMNSGKSDTLIKTAYNYAERGLATITVKPALDTKGEDWVVARGGARRRVDVLIGAEEDLREAIRVEADRRGLRPLHCVLVDESQFLRPEQIDQLFLVAKVDDISVICYGLRTDFLTRQFPGSSRLFQLADNFEKLPTMCRCGRQAEFNCRVVDGRHVFHGDQVAIDGAGSVTYESLCGQCFMQEQSAAGAAVIGPPHPPRASA; from the coding sequence GTGGCCAAGCTGCACTTCAAGTACGGGGCGATGAACTCCGGGAAGTCCGACACCCTGATCAAGACCGCGTACAACTACGCCGAGCGGGGACTCGCGACGATCACCGTGAAACCCGCCCTGGACACCAAGGGGGAGGACTGGGTGGTGGCACGCGGGGGTGCGCGCCGCCGCGTCGATGTGCTCATCGGCGCCGAGGAGGATCTGCGCGAGGCGATCCGGGTGGAGGCCGACCGGCGGGGTCTGCGCCCGCTGCACTGCGTGCTGGTGGATGAGTCGCAGTTCCTCCGGCCCGAGCAGATCGACCAGCTGTTCCTGGTCGCGAAGGTCGATGACATCTCCGTGATCTGCTACGGCCTGCGCACCGACTTCCTCACCCGCCAGTTCCCGGGGTCGAGCCGTCTGTTCCAGTTGGCCGACAACTTCGAGAAGCTCCCGACGATGTGCCGTTGCGGCCGCCAGGCGGAGTTCAACTGCCGCGTGGTGGACGGGCGTCACGTGTTCCATGGGGACCAGGTGGCGATCGACGGCGCGGGCAGTGTGACGTACGAGTCGCTGTGCGGGCAGTGCTTCATGCAGGAGCAGAGCGCGGCGGGTGCCGCGGTCATCGGACCACCACACCCGCCGCGAGCGTCCGCCTGA
- a CDS encoding NAD-dependent epimerase/dehydratase family protein produces MTVLVTGASGMLGRTVAETLRDRGEQVLTFQRRPAGIPGTRDITGSLTDPAAVRRAVEGADAVIHLAAKVGIAGTEADFARVNIDGTRTLVEALQAQGGGRLVNISSPSVAHLGRAIVGLGATPPDPQRARGPYARTKAAAEQLAMAADGQHGLLVTSIRPHVVWGPGDTQLVGRIVERSAAGRLPLLDDGLALIDTTYVTNAADAIVAALDRLDEVHGESFVVTNGEPRTVRDVLGGWCDAAGVPRPRWKVPGSVARLAGRVIENVVAALPGEKEPPMTEFLAEQLSTAHWFDQRTTRERLQWTPAVSLDEGFARVADWYRAHPVSSRG; encoded by the coding sequence GTGACCGTGCTGGTGACCGGCGCCTCCGGGATGCTCGGACGCACCGTCGCGGAGACCCTGAGGGACCGTGGCGAGCAGGTGCTGACGTTCCAGCGCCGACCTGCCGGCATCCCCGGCACGCGCGACATCACCGGCTCCCTCACCGACCCCGCGGCGGTGCGCCGCGCGGTCGAGGGGGCCGACGCGGTCATCCACCTCGCGGCGAAGGTCGGGATCGCCGGCACCGAGGCGGACTTCGCCCGCGTCAACATCGACGGCACCCGCACCCTGGTGGAGGCCCTGCAGGCGCAGGGCGGCGGCCGGCTGGTGAACATCTCCTCCCCCTCGGTGGCGCACCTGGGCCGCGCCATCGTCGGCCTCGGTGCCACGCCGCCTGACCCGCAGCGCGCCCGCGGCCCCTACGCCCGCACCAAGGCCGCCGCGGAACAGCTGGCCATGGCGGCCGACGGTCAGCACGGACTGCTCGTCACCTCCATCCGCCCCCACGTGGTGTGGGGACCGGGTGACACGCAGCTCGTCGGGCGGATCGTGGAACGCTCCGCCGCCGGGCGCCTGCCACTGCTCGACGACGGACTCGCCCTCATCGACACCACCTACGTCACCAACGCGGCCGACGCCATCGTCGCCGCGCTCGACCGCCTCGACGAGGTCCACGGGGAGAGCTTCGTGGTGACCAACGGTGAGCCCCGGACCGTCCGGGACGTGCTCGGAGGCTGGTGCGATGCCGCCGGGGTGCCGCGCCCCCGGTGGAAGGTCCCCGGGTCGGTCGCCCGCCTGGCCGGGCGGGTGATCGAGAACGTCGTCGCCGCCCTGCCTGGGGAGAAGGAACCACCGATGACGGAGTTCCTCGCCGAGCAGCTGTCGACCGCCCACTGGTTCGACCAGCGCACCACCCGGGAGCGGCTGCAGTGGACCCCTGCGGTCAGCCTCGACGAAGGATTCGCCCGGGTGGCCGACTGGTACCGTGCCCACCCGGTCTCCTCGCGAGGGTGA
- a CDS encoding vitamin K epoxide reductase family protein translates to MSPDPRDPDSPVRTTAAVDPSGAPAGPGGGAVAVDEVDVLDPAEEEALRAEIDAELAAERRARRRAPDRLTGAVLVIGSLVGWIASVILFMERLFLAANPGAKLSCDISPFVSCGGVMQSWQANTFYIPNMAVGLGGFAIMGAVGSLLLSRAVLPRWFRWASLGGTTFAFAFVHWLAINAIFILGKLCLWCMVVWTATAPMFFVNLAHAIEDGQLRLPAPVARVLRHWVVCTLLWYLLVILVIAVIFGRRFLAWWGML, encoded by the coding sequence ATGAGCCCCGATCCCCGCGACCCGGACAGCCCGGTGCGGACCACTGCCGCTGTCGACCCGTCGGGAGCCCCCGCTGGACCGGGCGGCGGAGCCGTCGCCGTGGATGAGGTCGATGTTCTCGACCCCGCTGAGGAGGAGGCTCTGCGCGCCGAGATTGACGCCGAGCTCGCCGCGGAGCGTCGCGCCCGCCGCCGCGCCCCCGACCGGCTGACCGGAGCGGTGCTGGTGATCGGGTCGCTGGTCGGCTGGATCGCCTCCGTCATCCTGTTCATGGAGCGGCTGTTCCTGGCGGCGAACCCCGGGGCGAAACTCAGTTGCGACATCAGCCCGTTCGTCTCCTGCGGCGGCGTGATGCAGTCCTGGCAGGCGAACACCTTCTACATCCCGAACATGGCGGTGGGCCTCGGCGGTTTCGCGATCATGGGTGCGGTGGGCTCGCTGCTGCTGTCCCGGGCGGTGTTGCCGCGCTGGTTCCGCTGGGCGTCCCTGGGGGGCACCACGTTCGCCTTCGCCTTCGTGCACTGGCTCGCGATCAACGCGATCTTCATCCTGGGCAAGCTCTGCCTCTGGTGCATGGTGGTGTGGACCGCCACCGCCCCGATGTTCTTCGTGAATCTCGCCCACGCGATCGAGGACGGGCAGCTGCGCCTACCCGCCCCGGTGGCCCGCGTGCTGCGGCACTGGGTGGTGTGCACCCTGCTGTGGTACCTGCTGGTGATCCTGGTGATCGCCGTGATCTTCGGCCGACGTTTCCTCGCCTGGTGGGGAATGCTCTGA
- a CDS encoding alpha/beta fold hydrolase — translation MNRRSDDGTEVPALPGVDPRLSRRIEVRDHTGERRRWHLLDSAPLLAERGIRPVGTILAVHGNPTFSFLFRSLFTQDLPWRVIAVDQLEMGWSERTGITRRLQDRITDLSMLTDALSLHGPIVTIGHDWGGLVSVGWALDNRHDVVGMVLTNTGVHQELDQKLPAALQLATSPAVLPATTSISDAFLRTTLALHPQLTPEVREAYLAPYRVRARRRGIEAFVADIPAAADHPSRATMDRVAEDLRGLDVPTLMVWGPKDVTFSDRFLRDLLDRVPHADVHRYEGASHLVWEDRPVAALVADWLRDTFGEDPQHAERPQHRAVSDAAEQAPPMHLGEAIIRHAADPLHRHEPAVVEMTGTGPGRTISWGQLATRVEDLAAGMLAHGIRPGQRLSILVPPGADLTAVLYASLRIGAVAVIADAGLGVEGLTRAVIGSHPDHIIGIPKALAAARTLGWPGRRISVAQLPTIDRRVLGVDTSIAQLAAEGRRMRELGAPLDQPWPDQDADAAVLFTSGSTGPAKGAVYTHRQMGAMFAAVGDTLGLQPERGLVAGFAPFALLGPALGAPSVVPDMDVTRPGELTAAALADAVETLGAPAVFTAPAALRNIIATAGPLSDHQREVLARVPSFFSAGAPIPAHLLEELRDVLPNARALTPYGMTECLAVTAIDLDGIRAAGEGDGVVVGRPVPRVRVAIQPLDDSGRPAGEPTDRPGVVGEILVQAPHVRDRYLMLWGTTRESSRVPGWHATGDVGHLDADGRLWVEGRVAHVIAAADGLLTPVRVESAAESVPTVRRAGAAAVGPRGTQQLVVVVETVEEARPGTPTRPRAASTALQEAVRRAVREATGHDVVAVFTTRTLPTDVRHNSKIDRARLSRWAEDSLAGRVVPL, via the coding sequence GTGAATCGCCGCTCCGACGACGGCACCGAGGTCCCTGCGCTGCCGGGGGTCGACCCGAGGCTCTCGCGACGGATCGAGGTGCGCGACCACACCGGTGAGCGCCGCCGCTGGCACCTGCTGGACTCCGCCCCGCTGCTCGCGGAGCGCGGCATCCGGCCGGTCGGCACGATCCTCGCGGTGCATGGCAACCCGACGTTCTCGTTCCTGTTCCGCTCCCTGTTCACGCAGGATCTGCCGTGGCGGGTCATCGCCGTGGACCAGCTGGAGATGGGCTGGTCGGAGCGCACCGGTATCACCCGCCGCCTGCAGGACCGCATCACCGACCTGTCGATGCTCACCGACGCCCTCTCCCTGCACGGGCCGATCGTGACCATCGGTCATGACTGGGGCGGTCTGGTCTCCGTCGGCTGGGCGCTGGACAACCGCCACGACGTCGTCGGCATGGTCCTCACCAACACGGGGGTGCACCAGGAGCTCGACCAGAAGCTCCCCGCCGCCCTGCAGCTGGCGACGAGCCCCGCGGTGCTGCCCGCCACCACGTCGATCAGCGACGCATTCCTGCGCACCACCCTCGCACTGCACCCGCAGCTCACCCCGGAGGTGCGGGAGGCGTACCTGGCGCCGTATCGCGTCCGGGCACGTCGCCGCGGCATCGAGGCCTTCGTGGCGGACATCCCCGCCGCCGCCGACCACCCCAGCCGCGCCACCATGGACCGCGTGGCCGAGGACCTGCGCGGCCTGGACGTGCCGACCCTCATGGTGTGGGGGCCGAAGGACGTCACCTTCTCCGATCGTTTCCTGCGCGACCTGCTGGACCGGGTGCCGCATGCCGACGTGCACCGCTACGAGGGCGCCTCCCACCTGGTGTGGGAGGACCGGCCCGTCGCCGCCCTGGTCGCCGACTGGCTGCGCGACACCTTCGGGGAGGACCCGCAGCACGCCGAGCGACCGCAGCATCGTGCGGTGTCCGACGCCGCCGAGCAGGCCCCGCCGATGCACCTGGGGGAGGCGATCATCCGCCACGCCGCGGATCCGCTGCACCGCCATGAACCCGCCGTGGTGGAGATGACCGGCACCGGTCCCGGACGCACCATCAGCTGGGGCCAGCTGGCCACCCGCGTCGAGGATCTCGCCGCCGGGATGCTCGCCCACGGCATCCGCCCCGGCCAGCGTCTCAGCATCCTCGTGCCGCCGGGGGCGGACCTCACCGCCGTGCTGTACGCCAGCCTGCGGATCGGTGCGGTCGCGGTGATCGCCGACGCCGGCCTCGGCGTCGAGGGACTCACCCGCGCCGTCATCGGCTCCCACCCCGACCACATCATCGGCATCCCGAAGGCGCTGGCCGCGGCCCGGACCCTCGGCTGGCCGGGCCGACGGATCTCCGTCGCGCAGCTGCCGACGATCGACCGGCGCGTCCTCGGCGTCGACACCAGCATCGCGCAGCTCGCCGCGGAGGGTCGCCGCATGCGGGAGCTCGGGGCCCCGCTCGACCAGCCCTGGCCAGATCAGGACGCCGATGCCGCCGTGCTGTTCACCTCCGGCTCGACCGGGCCGGCGAAGGGCGCCGTGTACACCCACCGCCAGATGGGGGCCATGTTCGCCGCTGTCGGTGACACCCTCGGGCTGCAGCCGGAACGCGGGCTCGTCGCCGGGTTCGCGCCCTTCGCGCTGCTCGGCCCGGCCCTCGGCGCGCCGTCGGTGGTGCCCGACATGGATGTCACCCGGCCCGGGGAGCTCACCGCCGCGGCCCTGGCCGACGCCGTCGAGACCCTGGGTGCGCCCGCGGTGTTCACCGCCCCCGCGGCGCTGCGCAACATCATCGCCACCGCCGGTCCGCTCAGCGACCACCAGCGGGAGGTCCTCGCCCGGGTTCCGAGCTTCTTCTCCGCCGGGGCGCCGATTCCCGCGCACCTGTTGGAGGAGCTGCGGGATGTCCTGCCGAACGCCCGGGCCCTCACTCCGTATGGGATGACGGAGTGCCTCGCGGTGACCGCCATCGACCTCGACGGCATCCGCGCCGCCGGGGAGGGCGACGGCGTCGTCGTCGGGCGGCCGGTGCCGCGCGTGCGGGTGGCGATCCAGCCCCTGGACGACAGCGGACGCCCCGCGGGGGAGCCCACCGACCGCCCCGGCGTGGTCGGCGAGATCCTGGTGCAGGCGCCACACGTGCGTGACCGCTACCTCATGCTGTGGGGCACCACCCGCGAATCGTCCCGGGTGCCGGGATGGCATGCCACCGGGGACGTCGGGCACCTCGATGCCGATGGCCGCCTGTGGGTGGAGGGCCGCGTGGCCCACGTGATCGCCGCTGCCGACGGGCTGCTCACCCCGGTGCGGGTCGAATCGGCCGCCGAGAGCGTGCCGACGGTGCGCCGGGCCGGAGCCGCCGCGGTGGGCCCCCGCGGCACCCAGCAGCTGGTGGTCGTCGTCGAGACCGTCGAGGAGGCACGGCCCGGGACCCCGACGCGGCCGCGAGCCGCCTCGACCGCCCTGCAGGAGGCCGTCCGGCGGGCGGTGCGGGAGGCGACCGGTCATGACGTCGTCGCCGTGTTCACCACCCGCACCCTGCCCACCGACGTGCGTCACAACTCGAAGATCGACCGGGCGCGCCTGTCACGCTGGGCCGAGGACAGCCTCGCCGGGCGGGTGGTGCCGCTGTGA
- a CDS encoding ComEA family DNA-binding protein: MSRLSPVPPGRRVGPRHRAAVDTAPAPEAEPLVEVRDHRETVRRPWWQDIPRPSAGSIGGVAVLLVVAGGAVHLATAGTALPPADLGLDQPPSAAATESARAEEIAGGAVTPSSSEAAPAGTSPPGASAPPAPPVPVPADPGATEPAPGPLIVHVTGAVATPGIVRLSPGARVADAVDAAGGTTTEADLQQVNLARPVVDGEQVHVPRPGEEPPLTASGPAGPSSAPGAGTGHDVGTSPESGTGGGEVDGSGSSRVNVNTADAAALEELPGIGPALAQRIIDHRTTNGPFTSVDQLDEVSGIGPAILADLRDRVTV, translated from the coding sequence ATGAGTCGACTCAGCCCCGTTCCCCCCGGCCGTCGCGTCGGGCCACGCCACCGCGCCGCCGTGGACACGGCACCCGCCCCGGAGGCGGAACCCCTGGTGGAGGTGCGCGATCACCGGGAGACCGTGCGCAGACCGTGGTGGCAGGACATCCCCCGCCCCAGCGCCGGGAGCATCGGCGGCGTGGCCGTGCTGCTGGTCGTCGCGGGCGGTGCCGTGCACCTGGCGACCGCCGGGACCGCCCTGCCGCCGGCCGACCTCGGTCTGGACCAGCCGCCATCGGCCGCGGCCACGGAGAGCGCCCGCGCTGAGGAGATCGCCGGCGGGGCGGTGACGCCGTCCTCCTCGGAGGCGGCGCCCGCGGGAACATCGCCACCGGGAGCGTCCGCACCGCCGGCACCCCCCGTGCCCGTCCCCGCCGACCCCGGTGCGACGGAACCGGCGCCGGGTCCGCTGATCGTGCACGTCACCGGGGCCGTAGCCACCCCGGGCATCGTCCGTCTCAGTCCCGGGGCGCGGGTCGCTGACGCGGTCGACGCCGCCGGGGGCACCACGACGGAGGCGGACCTGCAGCAGGTGAACCTGGCCCGGCCGGTCGTCGACGGGGAGCAGGTGCACGTGCCGCGGCCGGGGGAGGAGCCTCCCCTCACGGCCTCCGGGCCCGCCGGGCCGAGCTCCGCACCGGGCGCGGGGACCGGCCACGATGTCGGCACGTCACCGGAGTCGGGCACCGGCGGCGGGGAGGTGGACGGCTCGGGATCGTCACGGGTGAACGTCAACACGGCCGATGCCGCCGCGTTGGAGGAACTGCCGGGCATCGGCCCCGCCCTGGCGCAGCGCATCATCGACCACCGCACCACCAACGGGCCCTTCACCTCCGTGGACCAGCTCGATGAGGTCTCCGGCATCGGGCCGGCGATCCTCGCCGACCTGCGGGACCGGGTCACGGTGTGA